The genomic window ATCAGTATAGCCTCTTTAAGGGCAGCTATTGGCGGCACGGAGACCATACTAATTTCGGAAAGCATTGAGATTTTTCGCTGACAATTAATGATCCCGTCAAAATCTTTATTTTGGAACGCCTGATAAAGATCGACCGAAAGATGGGGCATGACATTTATCAAACTGCCAATTAAACCATCCCCTCCAACAGCGAGCGTTCCGAACAGGTATTCGTCAATGCCGGCCAACACGGAGAAGTATTCATGGACAGCCTTGACCCTAAAAACGATATTACGGATGTGACTCAGGCTATCAATAGTGTCTTTTATCGCAACCAGTTTGGGCACGGATTCCACCATGCGAAGTAAAAGTCTGGAGCCAATTCCCTGCCCGGTCAAAGCGGGAAAATTATAGGCTACCAGAGGCAATGAACAGGCCTGCCCAACAGCTTTATAAAACTCCAGCACAGAATCATCGCTGACCTTCCAGAAATAGGGAGTTATGGCCACGATTCCATCCGCGCCCGCTTTTTCAGCATGTTTGGCCAATGCGATCACCTCGTCTAGGTTATTGCTGCTCACACCCAGCAGGACCGGCACCCTTCTATTCTATTTACATGTTTGACCATTGCTGTCGCGTGTTCCTGGCGTTCAGAAAAAGTGAGGTAAGGAAATTCACCGCCAGAACCCTGAAAAAACAAACCATTTACGCCAGCGTCAATCAAGAAATCTGCATGATCAAACTGAGTATTAAAATCTAACCCGCCATCGTCCTTAAACCATGTACAAACTGCTGGAATCACGCCTTTAAAGGTCATTATGTCCCCTTTTCGGCCTTTTATTTTCGCTGCCTACCTGGCAGTTCTCTTTCAGTCAGGTGGAAACACCCAGTTTAGGCAGAATATACCACTGAAGTACGAACCAGATCCCCACTATGATAACAAGCCACCAGATGCTCATTTGGATCCTCCAATCACTTTATTTCTCCTTTTAATGCAGGTGGAAAGAATCGAACCCGAGTTCAAATGTTCAAGTATTAAGATATCATACTGAAATAAAATGGCAAACGATCAACAGGCTGTTTCTTCAGGGCCGCCAGAAAACGCTCTCTTATAATCACTTGGTTGATTGAACCAATCTTGATTAAAATTTCAGCAAATTCGGCTTTTCATGCATCCCATACTACAGCTTGCATCCATTTTCAAGGAAGGCTTCATAAATCACGATGCACCGCTCCCTTGAGAGCTGAATGTCTCTTGGCTGCGGATAATGCCGGGCCATGAAACCACCATTGAACCGATTAAAAATTTTCACCATTTCCTTAACCTCGGTTCGAATCTCATCGTCCGTGCGGTTTTGGGCTGTAGACCATTGAATGTCCACTGTATTCCAGAAACAGATTTTACCGCCAAAATCGTGTGCTAATTTATTATGGTCCATGAGACGAGGCTGATCAAATTGCAGTACATCCACCCCGATTTCGACCATGTCAGGGATCATGTCCAGGATTTGTCCGCAGTTGTGCCAGATGTAGTGCATGCCATTTTGATGGGCGGCTTTGACAATTCGAGTGTACCGCGGTTTATAGTACTGACGAAAGGTCTCGATCTTCATCTGCAGGCTGGTTTGCAAGCCCCAATCTTCCCAGGTCATATAGCCGTCCACCC from Deltaproteobacteria bacterium includes these protein-coding regions:
- a CDS encoding dihydrodipicolinate synthase family protein gives rise to the protein MPVLLGVSSNNLDEVIALAKHAEKAGADGIVAITPYFWKVSDDSVLEFYKAVGQACSLPLVAYNFPALTGQGIGSRLLLRMVESVPKLVAIKDTIDSLSHIRNIVFRVKAVHEYFSVLAGIDEYLFGTLAVGGDGLIGSLINVMPHLSVDLYQAFQNKDFDGIINCQRKISMLSEISMVSVPPIAALKEAILIMGHPGASCVRPPLGKVSPEGIERIKKIIEKVQE
- a CDS encoding dihydrodipicolinate synthase family protein → MTFKGVIPAVCTWFKDDGGLDFNTQFDHADFLIDAGVNGLFFQGSGGEFPYLTFSERQEHATAMVKHVNRIEGCRSCWV